In Nitrosococcus oceani ATCC 19707, the following proteins share a genomic window:
- a CDS encoding DUF6760 family protein — translation MVGYPLKALHEEVAFVAYHFHWPPEAILNLEHNERRRWVQEISAINQRMNGE, via the coding sequence ATTGTAGGCTACCCTCTCAAGGCGCTGCACGAGGAGGTAGCCTTTGTTGCTTATCATTTTCACTGGCCGCCGGAGGCGATCCTCAATTTGGAGCATAATGAACGGCGCCGGTGGGTACAGGAAATTTCAGCCATTAATCAGCGCATGAATGGCGAGTGA
- a CDS encoding phage tail protein: MATGQRIDPYGNFNFLVEIDGITRAAFQEASGFDSSIDITEHREGGNNTTMGKLPAMTKYSNITLKWGLADDTELYDWHRQWVTGDPAAARKNGSVVLLDRQGQEKVRWNFFSAWPAKWTGPTFNAEGNDVAIETLELAHEGLERA; encoded by the coding sequence GCAATTTTAATTTTCTAGTTGAAATCGACGGTATCACCCGCGCGGCCTTTCAGGAAGCAAGCGGCTTTGACTCCAGCATCGATATCACAGAGCACCGGGAAGGCGGTAATAACACCACCATGGGAAAGCTTCCAGCCATGACCAAGTATTCCAATATCACACTGAAATGGGGATTAGCCGATGACACAGAGCTGTACGACTGGCATCGGCAATGGGTGACCGGTGATCCGGCAGCCGCACGTAAGAACGGGTCAGTAGTGCTTTTGGACCGACAGGGCCAGGAAAAGGTGCGTTGGAATTTCTTCAGCGCTTGGCCGGCTAAGTGGACCGGCCCCACCTTCAACGCCGAGGGCAATGATGTCGCCATCGAGACGCTGGAGCTGGCCCACGAAGGACTTGAGCGCGCTTAA
- a CDS encoding phage late control D family protein yields the protein MARYPRYAPTFEIKINGEKLPIAMRASVVSVSYQDGIEGADRVEITLANDNLRWLDHSLLQVDNGFTLSIGYAPDPLEEVFVGEITGVNASFPNGGMPTLTVVAHDFLQRLTMGTKDRAFALNVPCIGKFSLPDPHVVTLVSAVDLLIPVVDPAGAALSFLTLLVAYALDPLEAKQGIRLQQSQSDFDFLSMVAKENGWEMYIDHAMEPKGYVLRFQFLIQDYAPSATLKWGESLSEFTPRLSTVGQVAGISTRIWVPSIKMEFVLVLSWDFDRAAFDLMVFPGLGSLEELLGSTKAQGVLKIDAIGPATAPKKILSELLPRLNNRLTCSGSTIGDPRIKASRVVSFEGLGEQFSGLYRVTSATHTMDGSGYRTQFEARKEVWFGSIPVPKGVDGLVRVQGQRVGQ from the coding sequence ATGGCACGCTACCCGCGCTATGCGCCCACTTTCGAGATCAAGATCAATGGTGAGAAACTGCCGATAGCCATGCGGGCCTCCGTAGTATCGGTAAGTTATCAGGATGGCATTGAAGGTGCCGACCGGGTGGAAATCACTTTGGCGAATGATAATTTGCGCTGGCTAGATCATTCGTTGCTGCAGGTGGACAACGGTTTCACGCTTTCCATTGGCTATGCGCCGGATCCCTTAGAAGAAGTTTTTGTGGGAGAAATTACTGGGGTGAATGCTTCGTTCCCAAATGGCGGAATGCCCACGCTCACTGTGGTGGCTCATGATTTTTTACAGCGTTTGACAATGGGCACCAAAGACCGAGCTTTTGCTTTGAATGTACCCTGTATCGGAAAATTCTCGCTTCCTGATCCTCATGTAGTGACCTTGGTGAGTGCAGTGGATTTATTGATTCCTGTGGTCGATCCGGCTGGTGCTGCGCTCTCATTTCTGACGCTGCTGGTGGCTTACGCCCTTGATCCCTTGGAAGCCAAGCAGGGCATTCGCCTGCAGCAGAGCCAAAGTGATTTTGATTTTTTATCTATGGTCGCTAAGGAAAACGGCTGGGAGATGTATATCGACCATGCGATGGAGCCAAAGGGCTATGTGCTGCGGTTTCAATTTTTAATTCAGGATTATGCGCCAAGTGCCACGCTGAAATGGGGTGAATCGCTGAGCGAGTTCACGCCGCGTCTATCCACGGTCGGCCAGGTGGCTGGGATTTCCACGCGTATTTGGGTTCCTAGCATCAAGATGGAGTTCGTGCTCGTTTTATCTTGGGACTTTGATCGTGCCGCATTTGATCTCATGGTGTTTCCAGGACTTGGCAGCCTGGAAGAGTTACTTGGCTCTACTAAGGCGCAGGGTGTCTTAAAAATCGATGCAATTGGGCCGGCCACAGCGCCAAAGAAGATCTTGAGCGAATTATTACCCCGCCTTAACAACCGGTTAACCTGTAGCGGCAGCACTATCGGAGATCCACGTATCAAAGCTAGTAGAGTGGTTAGCTTCGAAGGTTTGGGTGAGCAGTTCAGCGGTCTTTATCGCGTGACTTCCGCAACTCATACGATGGATGGCAGTGGTTACCGGACTCAGTTTGAAGCTAGAAAAGAAGTATGGTTTGGATCGATACCCGTGCCGAAAGGGGTAGATGGATTAGTGCGTGTGCAAGGCCAGAGAGTCGGCCAATAG
- a CDS encoding LysM peptidoglycan-binding domain-containing protein, translating into MALAKAVITIEHTGEEIPVMFNPEEYTLNKDNNFASQTIPGLRSPLLQFVNGNLRTLEMELLFDTYLPHTTEPKPPSDVREETQKIVKLLDIDSNLHAPPVLTISWASLQFRCVLARVSQRFIMFLPDGRPVRARLTVTFNEFIDVEREAKEVNLQTADFTKVHVVVRGETLSGIAGQFYEDPQLWRPIAIANGIADPRAIVVGQSLQIPSLPFIDPDTREVVV; encoded by the coding sequence ATGGCTTTAGCTAAGGCAGTGATTACCATTGAGCACACGGGTGAAGAAATCCCGGTGATGTTCAATCCCGAGGAGTATACCTTAAACAAAGATAACAATTTTGCTTCGCAAACGATTCCTGGACTGCGCTCTCCGCTTTTGCAGTTTGTCAATGGCAACTTGCGCACACTGGAGATGGAGCTATTGTTTGACACCTATCTACCTCATACTACTGAGCCTAAACCACCCAGTGATGTGCGCGAAGAAACGCAAAAAATTGTGAAGTTGCTTGATATCGATTCGAATTTGCATGCCCCACCAGTATTAACTATTTCTTGGGCTTCGCTACAGTTTCGCTGCGTGCTAGCCCGGGTTAGCCAGCGATTTATTATGTTTCTGCCGGATGGCCGGCCGGTGCGCGCCCGGCTAACAGTAACTTTCAATGAATTCATTGATGTCGAGCGAGAAGCGAAGGAAGTAAACCTGCAAACGGCCGATTTCACCAAAGTGCATGTGGTGGTTCGAGGTGAAACCTTGAGTGGCATTGCAGGACAATTTTATGAAGATCCGCAGCTTTGGCGTCCTATCGCCATCGCCAACGGCATCGCCGATCCTCGGGCCATTGTGGTGGGGCAGTCGTTGCAAATTCCATCGTTACCCTTCATCGATCCGGACACCAGGGAGGTCGTGGTCTGA